In a single window of the Cupriavidus sp. P-10 genome:
- a CDS encoding phosphoglycerate kinase: MTTVLRLSDLISQGKISGKRVFIRADLNVPQDDAGHITEDTRIRASVPAIEACLAAGAAVMVTSHLGRPTEGEFKPADSLAPIATRLSELLGKPVKLVQNWVDGVEVAPGQVVLLENCRVNKGEKKNSDELAQKMAKLCDVYVNDAFGTAHRAEATTHGIARYAPIACAGPLLAAEIDALGKALGQPARPLVAIVAGSKVSTKLTILKSLADKVDNLVVGGGIANTFMLAAGLKIGKSLAEADLVGDAKTIIDIMARRGASVPIPVDVVCAKEFSATAVATVKDVKDVADDDMILDIGPRTAAQLADQLKAAGTIVWNGPVGVFEFDQFGNGTKVLAQAIADSRAFSIAGGGDTLAAIAKYGIADRVGYISTGGGAFLEFLEGKKLPAFEVLEQRAAG; this comes from the coding sequence ATGACCACTGTCCTGCGTCTTTCCGATCTGATTTCCCAAGGCAAAATCTCCGGCAAGCGGGTGTTCATCCGCGCCGACCTGAACGTGCCGCAGGACGACGCCGGCCATATCACCGAGGACACCCGCATCCGCGCCTCGGTGCCCGCGATCGAGGCCTGCCTGGCCGCCGGCGCCGCGGTGATGGTCACCTCCCACCTGGGCCGCCCGACCGAAGGCGAGTTCAAGCCGGCAGACTCGCTGGCGCCGATCGCCACGCGCCTGTCCGAGCTGCTGGGCAAGCCGGTCAAGCTGGTGCAGAACTGGGTCGACGGCGTCGAAGTCGCCCCCGGCCAGGTGGTGCTGCTGGAAAACTGCCGCGTGAACAAGGGCGAGAAGAAGAACAGCGACGAGCTGGCCCAGAAGATGGCCAAGCTCTGTGACGTGTATGTGAACGATGCCTTCGGCACCGCGCACCGCGCCGAGGCGACCACCCACGGCATCGCCAGGTACGCCCCGATCGCCTGCGCCGGCCCGCTGCTGGCCGCCGAGATCGACGCGCTGGGCAAGGCGCTGGGCCAGCCGGCCCGTCCGCTGGTGGCGATCGTGGCCGGCTCCAAGGTCTCGACCAAGCTGACCATCCTGAAGTCGCTGGCCGACAAGGTCGACAACCTGGTCGTCGGCGGCGGCATCGCCAACACCTTCATGCTGGCCGCCGGCCTGAAGATCGGCAAGTCGCTCGCGGAAGCCGACCTGGTCGGCGACGCCAAGACCATCATCGACATCATGGCCAGGCGCGGCGCCTCGGTGCCCATCCCCGTCGACGTGGTCTGCGCCAAGGAGTTCAGCGCCACCGCCGTGGCGACCGTCAAGGACGTCAAGGACGTGGCCGACGACGACATGATCCTGGACATCGGTCCCAGGACCGCTGCCCAGCTGGCCGACCAGCTCAAGGCCGCCGGCACCATCGTCTGGAATGGCCCGGTGGGCGTGTTCGAGTTTGACCAGTTCGGCAACGGCACCAAGGTGCTGGCGCAGGCCATCGCCGATTCCAGGGCGTTCTCGATCGCGGGCGGCGGCGACACGCTGGCCGCCATCGCCAAGTACGGCATTGCCGACCGCGTGGGCTATATCTCCACCGGCGGCGGCGCGTTCCTGGAATTCCTGGAAGGCAAGAAGCTGCCCGCCTTTGAAGTGCTGGAGCAGCGCGCAGCAGGCTGA
- a CDS encoding 5-(carboxyamino)imidazole ribonucleotide synthase, whose protein sequence is MPTDIHPYLSEAHTPESRAEFGVDRPDAPILPGAWLGMLGGGQLGRMFTHAAQAMGYRVCVLDPDQDSPAGVVADKHICAQYTDEAALAEMAKLCQAVSTEFENVPSLSLDRLEQLGSFVAPRGYCVSIAQNRIGEKKFFAACAERTGVPTAPHWVIQHDADVDQLPDLVLPGILKTARMGYDGKGQARVKTRDDVRAAWKAMQHVPCVLEQMLPLAYEVSVLAARAADGSTATWPLAENVHRDGILFSTEMPSTSVSPDIADRARAAAAAIATEMGYVGVLCIEFFVLTDGSLVANEMAPRPHNSGHITMDACETSQFEQQVRAMARLPLGSTRQHSAGKMLNLLGDVWFEFGLERTPAWDEVVAQPGAKLHLYGKSDARPSRKMGHVNCIGEHAEAAGAAFAAAAQALHILP, encoded by the coding sequence ATGCCGACCGATATCCATCCCTACCTCTCCGAAGCCCACACGCCGGAATCGCGCGCCGAGTTCGGCGTCGACCGTCCCGACGCGCCCATCCTGCCCGGCGCGTGGCTGGGCATGCTGGGCGGCGGCCAGCTCGGCCGCATGTTCACGCATGCGGCGCAGGCGATGGGCTATCGCGTGTGCGTGCTCGATCCCGACCAGGACAGCCCGGCGGGCGTGGTGGCCGACAAGCATATCTGCGCCCAGTACACCGACGAGGCCGCGCTGGCCGAGATGGCCAAGCTGTGCCAGGCGGTGAGCACCGAGTTCGAGAACGTGCCGTCGCTGTCGCTGGACCGCCTGGAGCAACTGGGTTCGTTTGTCGCGCCGCGCGGCTACTGCGTGTCGATCGCGCAGAACCGCATCGGCGAGAAGAAGTTCTTCGCCGCCTGCGCCGAGCGCACCGGCGTGCCCACGGCCCCGCACTGGGTGATCCAGCACGACGCCGACGTCGACCAGCTGCCCGACCTCGTGCTGCCCGGCATCCTCAAGACTGCGCGCATGGGCTATGACGGCAAGGGCCAGGCCCGCGTGAAGACGCGCGACGACGTGCGCGCCGCATGGAAGGCGATGCAGCACGTGCCGTGCGTGCTGGAACAGATGCTGCCGCTGGCCTATGAAGTCTCGGTGCTGGCCGCGCGCGCCGCGGACGGCTCCACCGCGACCTGGCCGCTGGCCGAGAACGTGCACCGCGACGGCATCCTGTTCTCGACGGAAATGCCGTCGACCAGCGTCTCGCCCGACATCGCCGACCGCGCCCGCGCCGCGGCTGCCGCCATCGCCACGGAAATGGGCTATGTCGGCGTGCTGTGCATCGAGTTTTTCGTGCTGACCGACGGTTCGCTGGTCGCCAACGAAATGGCGCCGCGCCCGCACAACTCGGGCCACATCACCATGGACGCGTGCGAGACCAGCCAGTTCGAGCAGCAGGTGCGCGCCATGGCCCGCCTGCCGCTGGGCAGCACGCGCCAGCATTCGGCCGGCAAGATGCTGAACCTGCTGGGCGATGTGTGGTTCGAGTTCGGGCTGGAACGTACCCCGGCCTGGGACGAGGTGGTGGCGCAGCCCGGCGCCAAGCTACATTTGTACGGCAAGAGCGATGCGCGCCCGTCGCGCAAGATGGGGCACGTCAACTGCATCGGCGAGCATGCCGAGGCGGCCGGCGCTGCCTTTGCCGCGGCCGCGCAGGCGCTGCATATCCTGCCCTGA
- a CDS encoding L-threonylcarbamoyladenylate synthase: MSPRTPTAAELDEAVRLLEAGQLVAFPTETVYGLGADAENPEAVGRIFALKGRPSNHPVIVHVVDGADISYWTDEVPEAAQKLIHAFWPGPLTLILKRASHIDAAVAGGQDSIGLRCPSHPVAQALLARFKRGRGGVAAPSANKFGQVSPTTAQHVRDEFGDAVYVLEGDGVEVGIESTIVDLSRLDAGVGPVLLRPGAVTVGMLAQVLGEAPLPPDAAAPRASGTLKAHYAPHTPLLLADAQAAAARLVALPGDARVAWVGRAPLADQRCTWVQAPADAAAYARELYRLLRKLDKQGYSQLVFETLPEGQDWAGVRDRLERAAAAFGG, encoded by the coding sequence ATGTCGCCGCGCACGCCAACGGCTGCTGAACTCGATGAAGCCGTCCGCCTGCTTGAGGCGGGGCAACTGGTCGCTTTCCCGACCGAGACGGTCTACGGGCTGGGTGCCGACGCCGAGAATCCCGAGGCGGTCGGCCGTATCTTCGCGCTGAAGGGACGGCCGTCCAACCATCCGGTGATCGTGCATGTGGTCGACGGCGCCGATATCAGCTACTGGACCGACGAGGTTCCGGAAGCCGCGCAGAAGCTGATCCATGCGTTCTGGCCAGGGCCGCTGACGCTGATTCTGAAGCGCGCTTCGCATATCGATGCCGCGGTGGCGGGGGGGCAGGACAGCATCGGCTTGCGTTGCCCGTCGCATCCGGTGGCGCAGGCGCTGCTGGCGCGCTTCAAGCGCGGCCGCGGCGGAGTTGCGGCGCCTTCGGCCAACAAGTTCGGGCAGGTCAGCCCTACTACCGCGCAGCATGTGCGGGATGAATTTGGCGATGCGGTTTATGTGCTGGAAGGCGATGGGGTCGAGGTCGGGATTGAATCGACCATTGTCGACCTGTCGCGCCTGGACGCTGGCGTCGGGCCGGTCTTGTTGCGTCCCGGTGCCGTCACGGTCGGGATGCTGGCCCAGGTACTGGGCGAAGCGCCCCTGCCCCCCGATGCCGCCGCGCCGCGCGCGTCAGGCACGCTGAAGGCCCATTACGCGCCGCACACGCCCTTGTTGCTGGCGGATGCGCAGGCGGCTGCCGCGCGGCTTGTCGCGCTGCCCGGCGATGCGCGCGTGGCCTGGGTAGGACGCGCGCCGCTGGCGGACCAGCGCTGCACCTGGGTGCAGGCGCCGGCGGATGCTGCTGCGTATGCGCGGGAGCTGTACCGGTTATTGCGCAAGCTCGACAAGCAGGGCTATTCGCAACTGGTGTTCGAGACGTTGCCTGAAGGGCAGGATTGGGCTGGAGTGCGGGACCGGCTGGAGCGCGCGGCGGCGGCGTTCGGGGGCTGA
- the purE gene encoding 5-(carboxyamino)imidazole ribonucleotide mutase: MSKQDKPLVGVVMGSSSDWDVMQHAVAMLKDFGVPFEAQVVSAHRMADDMFRYAETARSRGIRAIIAGAGGAAHLPGMIAAKTIVPVFGVPVPSKYLRGEDSLLSIVQMPKGVPVATFAIGEAGAANAALHAIATLATTDDALATALEAFRARQTEAARAMTLPL; this comes from the coding sequence GTGAGCAAGCAAGACAAGCCGCTGGTCGGCGTCGTGATGGGCAGCAGTTCCGACTGGGACGTGATGCAGCACGCGGTGGCCATGCTGAAGGATTTCGGCGTGCCGTTCGAAGCCCAGGTGGTGTCCGCGCACCGCATGGCCGACGACATGTTCCGCTATGCCGAGACCGCGCGCAGCCGCGGCATCCGCGCCATCATCGCCGGCGCCGGCGGTGCCGCGCACCTGCCGGGCATGATCGCGGCCAAGACCATCGTGCCGGTGTTCGGCGTGCCCGTGCCGTCGAAGTACCTGCGCGGCGAAGACTCGCTGCTGTCGATCGTGCAGATGCCCAAGGGCGTGCCGGTCGCCACCTTCGCCATCGGTGAAGCGGGCGCCGCCAATGCCGCGCTGCATGCCATCGCCACGCTGGCCACCACCGACGACGCGCTGGCCACTGCGCTGGAAGCCTTCCGCGCCAGGCAGACCGAAGCCGCGCGCGCCATGACTTTGCCGCTGTAA
- a CDS encoding Bug family tripartite tricarboxylate transporter substrate binding protein: MPISSRLPRLSFRSASRLAAGMAALCAAAAVSAPAQAQGEWPTQPVTILMGFTAGSGVDMVGRTLQESLQKSLKTTIIYDYRPGAGGNVASEVVAHAKPDGYTLLLGTAATHGINPALYKNLPFDAEADFTPVAPLVEVSNVLTVNPAVLDVKTVKEFIEKVKANPGKYNYASTGNGTGTHLAFAEFNARAGLDMVHVPYKGGPDALQAVVKGEVCCIFNQVQSVLPQYRAGKVRLLGVTTSKRVPVIPDVPTIAESGVAGYNSTIWFGFFGPKGLDPKIARKINDAVKVALETPSIRQKLVEAGNTPRIESVEQFKATVKADRQKWAGVVKTVGASID; encoded by the coding sequence ATGCCCATTTCGTCCCGCCTGCCGCGCTTGTCCTTCCGTTCCGCTTCCCGCCTGGCCGCTGGCATGGCCGCCCTGTGCGCCGCCGCTGCCGTGAGCGCGCCCGCCCAGGCCCAGGGCGAGTGGCCGACGCAGCCGGTGACCATCCTGATGGGCTTCACCGCCGGTTCCGGTGTCGACATGGTGGGCCGCACGCTGCAGGAATCGCTGCAGAAGTCGCTCAAGACCACGATCATCTATGACTACCGTCCGGGCGCGGGCGGCAACGTCGCCTCTGAAGTGGTGGCGCACGCCAAGCCGGATGGCTACACGCTGCTGCTCGGCACCGCGGCCACGCACGGGATCAACCCGGCGCTGTACAAGAACCTGCCGTTCGACGCCGAAGCCGATTTCACGCCGGTGGCGCCGCTGGTGGAAGTGTCCAACGTGCTGACCGTCAACCCGGCCGTGCTCGACGTGAAGACGGTGAAGGAATTCATCGAGAAGGTGAAGGCCAACCCGGGCAAATACAACTATGCCTCGACCGGCAACGGCACCGGCACGCACCTGGCCTTCGCGGAATTCAATGCCCGCGCCGGCCTCGACATGGTCCATGTGCCGTACAAGGGCGGCCCGGACGCGCTGCAGGCCGTGGTCAAGGGCGAGGTCTGCTGCATTTTCAACCAGGTGCAGAGCGTGCTGCCGCAATACCGTGCCGGCAAGGTGCGGCTGCTGGGCGTGACCACCAGCAAGCGCGTGCCGGTGATCCCGGACGTGCCGACCATTGCCGAGAGTGGGGTGGCGGGCTACAACAGCACCATCTGGTTCGGCTTCTTCGGGCCCAAGGGCCTGGATCCGAAGATCGCGCGCAAGATCAATGACGCGGTCAAGGTGGCGCTGGAAACGCCGTCGATCCGGCAGAAGCTGGTCGAGGCCGGCAATACGCCGCGGATCGAGTCGGTGGAGCAGTTCAAGGCTACCGTCAAGGCGGACCGGCAGAAGTGGGCGGGGGTGGTGAAGACCGTGGGGGCTTCAATCGATTGA
- a CDS encoding helix-turn-helix transcriptional regulator → MSNTPMHDTIRALYEGIFDADAWRRSLGALCQASDSSHALLLVRDTVHERVLVNQVVNPVPEAVAAYSEYYESIDPGLPFAQRMSVGNWYIDSRELGSQTMRQSPFYGDFLHQFEQSSVMACLIERKPHYEVFLSLQRPLGGNQYSPEDARALDWAIPHVRHAMALRDRTHQVSALAHASSQLLERLPFGVIVLRDDGKTLLANSTGEAWVRRLLPAVSIETSAATVSAASGRADEWRLSRPFADALKAACDPGNPQPAQALRAVDSGGRQAQIILLPLPPAHQLSMDWQRPSVLVAIHEPGVAPMTLPAVLRDLYGLTPAETRLALQLSSGMGLPEACEQIGIRRETGRTQLKAIFNKTATGTQAQLAHLLTRLGVRA, encoded by the coding sequence ATGAGCAACACGCCGATGCATGACACCATCCGCGCGCTGTACGAGGGGATCTTTGACGCCGATGCCTGGCGCCGCAGCCTGGGTGCGCTATGCCAGGCCAGCGACAGCTCGCATGCGCTGCTGCTGGTGCGCGATACGGTCCACGAACGCGTGCTGGTGAACCAGGTGGTCAATCCCGTGCCCGAAGCGGTGGCGGCCTACAGCGAATACTACGAAAGCATCGATCCGGGCCTGCCCTTCGCCCAGCGCATGTCGGTGGGCAACTGGTACATCGATTCGCGCGAGCTCGGCTCGCAGACGATGCGCCAGTCGCCGTTCTACGGCGACTTCCTGCACCAGTTCGAGCAATCGTCGGTGATGGCCTGCCTGATCGAGCGCAAGCCGCACTATGAAGTGTTCCTGTCGCTGCAGCGGCCGCTGGGTGGCAACCAGTACTCGCCCGAGGACGCGCGTGCGCTCGACTGGGCGATCCCGCATGTGCGCCATGCCATGGCGCTGCGCGACCGCACGCACCAGGTGTCGGCGCTGGCGCATGCGTCGAGCCAGTTGCTGGAGCGGCTGCCGTTTGGCGTGATCGTGCTGCGCGACGATGGCAAGACGCTGCTTGCCAACAGCACCGGGGAGGCCTGGGTGCGTCGGCTGCTGCCGGCCGTGTCGATCGAAACCAGCGCCGCGACGGTGTCGGCGGCGAGCGGGCGGGCTGATGAATGGCGGCTGTCGCGGCCATTTGCCGATGCGTTGAAGGCGGCGTGCGATCCGGGCAACCCGCAGCCGGCGCAGGCGCTGCGGGCGGTGGATAGTGGCGGGCGGCAGGCGCAGATCATCCTGTTGCCGTTGCCGCCGGCACATCAACTGTCGATGGATTGGCAGCGCCCCAGCGTACTGGTGGCGATCCATGAACCCGGCGTCGCGCCGATGACGTTGCCGGCGGTGCTGCGGGATTTGTATGGGCTGACGCCGGCGGAAACGCGGTTGGCGCTGCAGTTGTCAAGCGGGATGGGGTTGCCCGAGGCTTGCGAGCAGATTGGGATTCGGCGCGAGACCGGGAGGACGCAGTTGAAGGCTATTTTCAACAAGACTGCTACGGGCACGCAGGCGCAACTGGCGCATCTGCTGACGCGCCTGGGGGTGCGGGCTTAG
- the pyk gene encoding pyruvate kinase, producing the protein MTRSTKIVATIGPASSSLEILTRMIAAGVDVVRLNFSHGSAQDHIDRARLVREAAQSCGREVAIMADLQGPKIRVGKFEQGKVTLKPGAPFVLDSACQLGNEERVGLDYQDLPRDVGPGDLLLLNDGLIVLVVDRVLGTEIFTTVRIGGDLSNNKGINRQGGGLSAPALTAKDMDDIKTAMALGADYVAVSFPKNATDMEMARQLAAVAGQPHGHKARMIAKIERAEAIHPGVLEEILQASDGIMVARGDLAVEVGNAAVPALQKRMIKLAREANKLTITATQMMESMIVNPVPTRAEVSDVANAVLDGTDAVMLSAETAAGRYPVETVEAMAAVCIEAEKSEVVQLDTDFLNQTFSRIDQSVAMGALFTAYHLQVKAIAALTDSGATALWMSRHRIHVPIYAMTPNLASQRKMQLYRNVVPLPLQSSADRDTALEQAEELLLAQGVVQRGDFIVLTIGEPMGQPGGTNTLKIVRVGH; encoded by the coding sequence ATGACCCGTTCCACCAAGATCGTTGCCACCATCGGCCCCGCTTCCAGCTCGCTGGAGATCCTGACGCGCATGATTGCCGCGGGCGTCGACGTGGTGCGGCTGAATTTCTCGCACGGCAGCGCGCAGGACCATATCGACCGCGCCCGCCTGGTGCGCGAGGCCGCCCAGTCGTGCGGGCGCGAGGTCGCCATCATGGCCGACCTGCAGGGCCCCAAGATCCGTGTCGGCAAGTTCGAGCAAGGCAAGGTCACGCTCAAGCCGGGCGCCCCCTTTGTCCTCGATTCCGCCTGTCAGCTCGGCAATGAAGAACGCGTTGGCCTGGACTACCAGGACCTGCCGCGCGACGTCGGCCCCGGCGACCTGCTGCTGCTCAACGACGGCCTGATCGTGCTGGTGGTGGACCGCGTGCTGGGCACCGAGATCTTCACCACCGTGCGCATCGGCGGCGACCTGTCCAACAACAAGGGCATCAACCGCCAGGGCGGCGGCCTGTCGGCGCCGGCGCTGACGGCCAAGGACATGGACGACATCAAGACCGCCATGGCCCTGGGCGCGGACTATGTCGCGGTCAGCTTCCCCAAGAACGCCACCGACATGGAAATGGCGCGCCAGCTGGCCGCCGTGGCTGGCCAGCCGCATGGCCACAAGGCCCGCATGATCGCCAAGATCGAGCGCGCCGAGGCCATCCACCCGGGCGTGCTGGAAGAAATCCTGCAGGCGTCCGACGGCATCATGGTGGCGCGTGGCGACCTCGCCGTGGAAGTCGGCAACGCCGCCGTGCCCGCGCTGCAGAAGCGCATGATCAAGCTGGCGCGCGAAGCCAACAAGCTCACCATCACCGCGACGCAGATGATGGAAAGCATGATCGTCAACCCGGTGCCGACGCGCGCCGAGGTGTCGGACGTGGCCAACGCCGTGCTGGACGGTACCGACGCGGTGATGCTGTCGGCCGAGACCGCGGCCGGGCGCTACCCGGTGGAGACTGTAGAGGCCATGGCCGCGGTCTGCATCGAGGCCGAGAAGTCCGAGGTGGTGCAGCTCGACACCGACTTCCTGAATCAGACGTTCTCGCGCATTGATCAGTCGGTGGCGATGGGTGCGCTGTTCACGGCCTATCATTTGCAGGTGAAGGCGATTGCCGCGCTGACCGATTCCGGCGCCACCGCGCTGTGGATGAGCCGTCACCGCATCCATGTGCCGATCTACGCCATGACGCCCAACCTGGCCTCGCAGCGCAAGATGCAGCTGTACCGCAACGTGGTGCCGCTGCCGCTGCAGTCCAGCGCCGACCGCGACACCGCGCTGGAGCAGGCCGAAGAGCTGCTGCTGGCGCAGGGCGTGGTGCAGCGCGGCGACTTCATCGTGCTGACCATCGGCGAACCGATGGGGCAGCCGGGCGGTACCAACACCCTGAAGATCGTCAGGGTGGGGCACTGA
- the fba gene encoding class II fructose-bisphosphate aldolase (catalyzes the reversible aldol condensation of dihydroxyacetonephosphate and glyceraldehyde 3-phosphate in the Calvin cycle, glycolysis, and/or gluconeogenesis), with translation MPLVSMRQLLDHAAENSYGLPAFNVNNLEQVQAIMQAADEVNAPVIMQASAGARKYAGEHFLRHLIEAAVEAYPHIPVVMHQDHGQSPAICQGAIDLGFSSVMMDGSLREDGKTPAEYDYNIDVTRKVVELAHAVGVTVEGELGCLGSLETGEAGEEDGIGAEGVLDHSMLLTDPEQAADFVKATQLDALAIAIGTSHGAYKFTRKPTGDILAISRIKEIHARIPNTHLVMHGSSAVPQELLEEIRKFGGDMKETYGVPVEEIQEAIKYGVRKINIDTDIRLAMTGAIRRFFVENPSKFDPREYLKPAREAAKQVCKARYISFGCEGQASKIKPVTLVDVAQQYKSGKLAQVVQ, from the coding sequence ATGCCACTCGTTTCGATGCGCCAGCTGCTGGACCACGCAGCCGAGAACAGCTACGGCCTGCCGGCCTTCAACGTGAACAACCTCGAGCAAGTGCAGGCCATCATGCAGGCGGCCGACGAGGTCAACGCTCCGGTGATCATGCAAGCCTCGGCCGGTGCCCGCAAATACGCCGGCGAGCATTTCCTGCGCCACCTGATCGAAGCCGCGGTCGAAGCCTACCCGCACATCCCGGTGGTGATGCACCAGGACCACGGCCAGTCGCCGGCGATCTGCCAGGGCGCGATCGACCTGGGCTTCTCGTCGGTGATGATGGACGGTTCGCTGCGCGAAGACGGCAAGACCCCGGCCGAGTACGACTACAACATCGACGTCACCCGCAAGGTGGTGGAACTGGCCCACGCCGTCGGCGTGACCGTGGAAGGCGAACTGGGCTGCCTGGGCTCGCTGGAAACCGGTGAAGCCGGCGAAGAAGACGGCATCGGCGCCGAAGGCGTGCTGGATCACTCCATGCTGCTGACCGATCCGGAGCAGGCCGCCGACTTCGTCAAGGCCACCCAGCTGGACGCGCTGGCCATCGCCATCGGCACCTCGCACGGCGCCTACAAGTTCACCCGCAAGCCCACCGGCGACATCCTGGCGATCAGCCGCATCAAGGAAATCCACGCCCGCATCCCCAACACCCACCTGGTGATGCACGGCTCGTCGGCCGTTCCGCAAGAACTGCTGGAAGAAATCCGCAAGTTCGGCGGCGACATGAAGGAAACCTACGGCGTGCCGGTCGAGGAAATCCAGGAAGCCATCAAGTACGGCGTGCGCAAGATCAACATCGATACCGACATCCGCCTGGCCATGACCGGCGCGATTCGTCGCTTCTTTGTCGAGAACCCGAGCAAGTTCGACCCGCGCGAATACCTGAAGCCGGCCCGCGAAGCCGCCAAGCAAGTGTGCAAGGCGCGCTACATTTCCTTCGGCTGCGAAGGCCAGGCCAGCAAGATCAAGCCGGTCACGCTGGTCGACGTCGCGCAGCAGTACAAGTCGGGCAAGCTGGCGCAGGTCGTGCAGTAA
- a CDS encoding helix-turn-helix transcriptional regulator, which yields MKEADMHGAIRGLYEGILDPGAWQQSLRTLTDMAGSAHASMMVWDTVRDQVTVNEIVNPVVELFTEYESDFQAIDPAKQFAPRLQPGAWYVDARELGEGAMARHPFYRDFFHRYDLRSYVACLVARQPHYEVYFSMQRGRTQPLFSTDDTRGMDWIIPHMRSAMAMRDRTLGLTVLARLSSQLVERLNFALLVFSPQRQVLLSNRAGERWVRRLDPAGKVSDWTLSRPFGEMLAAACDPQRAVAAQAARATDGNGASAQVIVLPLPPSHAFAAQWQEPAALVVVHEHDSAPLLLAPVLRDLYGLTPAETRLATHLAGGQGLPEASQQLNIRHETARTQLKAVFHKTGTNSQAQLTHLLSRLGAALEGA from the coding sequence ATGAAAGAAGCCGACATGCACGGAGCGATCCGTGGCTTGTACGAGGGCATTCTCGATCCCGGTGCGTGGCAGCAGAGCCTGCGCACCCTGACCGATATGGCCGGCTCGGCGCACGCCTCGATGATGGTCTGGGACACGGTACGCGACCAGGTCACCGTCAATGAAATCGTCAATCCGGTGGTCGAGCTGTTCACCGAGTACGAATCGGATTTCCAGGCCATCGACCCGGCCAAGCAGTTCGCCCCGCGGCTGCAGCCGGGCGCGTGGTACGTCGATGCGCGCGAGCTGGGCGAAGGCGCCATGGCGCGGCACCCGTTCTACCGCGACTTCTTCCACCGCTACGACCTGCGCTCCTACGTGGCGTGCCTGGTCGCGCGCCAGCCGCACTACGAAGTCTATTTCTCGATGCAGCGCGGGCGCACGCAGCCGCTGTTCTCGACCGACGACACCCGTGGCATGGACTGGATCATCCCGCATATGCGCAGCGCCATGGCCATGCGCGACCGCACGCTGGGGCTGACCGTGCTGGCGCGGCTGTCGTCGCAGCTGGTGGAGCGGCTCAATTTCGCGCTGCTGGTGTTTTCGCCGCAGCGCCAGGTGCTGCTGAGCAACCGCGCCGGCGAACGCTGGGTGCGACGCCTGGATCCGGCGGGCAAGGTCTCCGACTGGACCCTGTCGCGCCCGTTCGGCGAGATGCTGGCCGCGGCCTGCGACCCGCAGCGCGCGGTGGCCGCCCAGGCCGCGCGCGCCACCGACGGCAACGGCGCCAGCGCGCAGGTGATCGTGCTGCCGCTGCCGCCCTCGCACGCGTTCGCCGCACAGTGGCAGGAACCGGCGGCGCTGGTGGTGGTGCACGAGCACGACAGCGCGCCGCTGCTGCTGGCTCCCGTGCTGCGCGACCTGTACGGCCTGACGCCGGCGGAAACGCGGCTGGCCACCCATCTGGCCGGTGGCCAGGGCCTTCCCGAAGCCAGCCAGCAGCTGAATATCCGCCACGAAACGGCGCGCACGCAGCTCAAGGCCGTCTTCCACAAGACCGGCACCAACAGCCAGGCCCAGCTCACCCACCTGCTTTCGCGCCTGGGCGCGGCGCTGGAAGGGGCCTGA
- a CDS encoding phosphoribosylaminoimidazolesuccinocarboxamide synthase gives MSNALYQSSINSLPLLGHGKVRDNYAVGNDKLLIVTTDRLSAFDVIMGEPIPDKGRVLNQMADFWFRKLAHIVPNHETGIAPETVVAPEEVEQVKGRAVVVKRLKPILVEAVVRGYLAGSGWKDYQATGKVCGITLPAGLQNAQKLPEPIFTPAAKAEMGEHDENISFAEVEARIGIALARQMREISIRLYKEAAEFAATRGIIIADTKFEFGLDDNGVLTLMDEVLTADSSRFWPADSYQVGTNPPSFDKQFVRDWLEAVRIDGKPWPKTAPAPQLPDDVIEKTAAKYREALTRLTGEELK, from the coding sequence ATGTCCAACGCTCTCTACCAGTCCTCCATCAACTCGCTGCCGCTGCTGGGCCACGGCAAGGTGCGCGACAACTACGCCGTCGGCAATGACAAGTTGCTGATCGTCACCACCGACCGCCTGTCGGCGTTCGACGTCATCATGGGCGAGCCGATCCCCGACAAGGGCCGCGTGCTGAACCAGATGGCCGACTTCTGGTTCAGGAAGCTGGCGCACATTGTGCCGAACCATGAGACCGGCATCGCGCCCGAAACCGTGGTCGCGCCGGAGGAAGTGGAGCAGGTCAAGGGCCGCGCCGTGGTGGTCAAGCGCCTGAAGCCGATCCTGGTCGAAGCCGTGGTGCGCGGCTACCTCGCCGGCAGCGGCTGGAAGGACTACCAGGCCACCGGCAAGGTGTGCGGCATCACGCTGCCCGCCGGCCTGCAGAATGCGCAGAAGCTGCCCGAGCCGATCTTCACCCCGGCCGCCAAGGCAGAAATGGGCGAGCACGACGAGAACATCTCGTTCGCCGAGGTCGAGGCCCGCATCGGCATCGCGCTGGCGCGCCAGATGCGCGAGATCTCGATCCGCCTGTACAAGGAAGCGGCCGAGTTCGCCGCCACCCGCGGCATCATCATCGCCGACACCAAGTTCGAGTTCGGCCTGGACGACAACGGCGTGCTGACGCTGATGGACGAAGTGCTGACCGCCGACTCCTCGCGCTTCTGGCCGGCCGATTCGTACCAGGTGGGCACCAACCCGCCGTCGTTCGACAAGCAGTTCGTGCGCGACTGGCTGGAAGCCGTGCGCATCGACGGCAAGCCGTGGCCCAAGACCGCCCCGGCGCCGCAACTGCCGGATGACGTGATCGAAAAGACGGCGGCGAAGTATCGTGAGGCGCTGACGCGCCTGACGGGTGAAGAGCTGAAGTAA